Proteins from a single region of Flavobacterium sp. K5-23:
- a CDS encoding trypsin-like peptidase domain-containing protein, whose amino-acid sequence MKRLSNLFLVSLLSGATTLGAYKLLFESNGYFSNNKNSLTTLATDSYGKKVGLSAGILDFTEAAETTIHTVVHVKNVSYKSTNNPILEYFYGYKGGQTQEQIGTGSGVIISEDGYIVTNNHVVKDASEIEITLNNKKSYKAKLIGTDSKMDIALLKIDTGEKLVYSTFGDSDNVKVGEWVLAVGNPYNLTSTVTAGIVSAKARNIGTSGIQPFIQTDAAVNPGNSGGALVNTRGELIGINTMISSMTGSYVGYSFAVPSNNARKIIEDIMEFGNVQRGILGVEGGELNATASKELGINITEGFYINKVNKNTGAEKSGLEKGDIIIKLDNQKIATYADLSGYINTKRPNDKVQLTYIRNGQNKVVTVTLSKNEFFSTEFKGIELENIDAADKKKFRLNYGVKIKSINNENLMQYNEELIGNIILSIDNVKTTDIETVSKLLDKKDEKQSVRIEMVNKNGEIIRIII is encoded by the coding sequence ATGAAAAGATTATCTAACTTATTTTTGGTTTCCTTATTGAGTGGCGCCACTACCTTAGGTGCTTACAAATTATTATTTGAGAGTAATGGTTATTTTTCGAATAACAAAAACTCCCTAACAACTCTAGCAACTGATTCTTACGGTAAAAAAGTAGGGCTGTCAGCAGGAATACTTGATTTTACTGAAGCAGCCGAAACTACTATTCACACTGTAGTTCACGTAAAAAATGTTTCTTATAAAAGCACAAACAATCCCATACTCGAATATTTTTACGGATACAAAGGAGGACAAACCCAAGAACAAATTGGGACGGGTTCCGGAGTTATTATTTCTGAAGATGGCTATATCGTGACAAACAACCACGTTGTAAAAGATGCCTCGGAAATCGAAATCACACTCAACAACAAAAAATCATACAAAGCAAAACTCATTGGAACCGATTCTAAAATGGACATTGCTCTTTTAAAAATCGATACAGGAGAGAAACTGGTTTATTCCACTTTTGGTGATTCAGATAATGTAAAAGTTGGAGAATGGGTACTGGCTGTTGGAAATCCGTACAACCTTACATCAACGGTTACAGCAGGAATAGTTTCGGCTAAAGCGCGAAATATTGGCACAAGCGGAATACAGCCTTTCATACAAACAGATGCCGCAGTAAATCCTGGAAATAGCGGAGGCGCCTTAGTGAACACAAGAGGAGAACTTATAGGCATTAATACTATGATCTCATCAATGACGGGATCTTATGTAGGATATTCATTTGCCGTTCCTTCTAATAATGCTCGAAAAATAATCGAAGACATTATGGAATTTGGTAATGTACAAAGAGGAATTCTAGGTGTTGAAGGTGGTGAATTGAACGCTACGGCTTCTAAGGAATTAGGAATTAATATCACCGAAGGCTTTTATATAAACAAGGTAAACAAAAATACTGGTGCCGAAAAATCAGGTCTTGAAAAGGGAGATATTATAATAAAACTGGATAATCAAAAAATTGCGACATATGCTGATCTTTCTGGTTATATAAATACAAAAAGACCCAATGACAAAGTTCAGCTGACATACATCAGAAACGGACAAAATAAAGTAGTAACTGTAACGCTGAGTAAAAACGAGTTTTTCAGTACGGAATTTAAAGGCATCGAGTTAGAAAATATAGATGCAGCTGACAAAAAGAAATTCCGACTCAATTATGGCGTGAAAATTAAATCCATCAACAATGAAAATTTAATGCAGTACAATGAGGAGCTAATAGGCAATATCATTTTAAGTATCGACAATGTAAAAACCACTGATATAGAAACAGTAAGTAAATTATTAGACAAAAAAGACGAAAAACAGAGTGTAAGAATCGAAATGGTCAATAAAAACGGGGAAATCATTCGAATTATCATCTAA